A window of Etheostoma spectabile isolate EspeVRDwgs_2016 chromosome 18, UIUC_Espe_1.0, whole genome shotgun sequence contains these coding sequences:
- the LOC116706703 gene encoding trace amine-associated receptor 1-like, translating to MEPDVTDNRTYTVNSIHPCYELNNTSYVFTSNPSIVCVLVYILLGILSVATICGNLLVIISIIYFKELHTPTNYLILSLGVADLLVGVLVFPFSMAFTVSSCVYNEHLLYRYYAVCQPLTYRTKINVHVTVVMVIVSWGVSVLIGIGIIIAGFSQGACEGMCSVDVVMANTIGPVLSFYLPAIIMLCIYLKIFLVAKKQLNSIQNTTCQRTKSGAAVSKNERKATKTLAIVMGVFLLCLTPYFLCIVFQPLSYNPPPLPVIETLNWLTLSNSTLNPFIYAFFYSWFRSAFRMIISGQIFRGRSTALHHQSSSGTSPSHL from the exons ATGGAACCAGACGTGACTGACAACAGGACTTACACTGTCAATAGCATACATCCCTGTTATGAATTAAATAATACAAGTTATGTATTTACAAGCAACCCTTCCATAGTATGTGTATTAGTATATATTTTACTTGGTATACTATCTGTTGCCACAATATGCGGAAACCTTCTTGTTATAATCTCCATCATTTACTTCAAAGAGCTCCACACTCCTACTAACTACCTTATTCTCTCTCTGGGTGTGGCTGACCTGCTTGTTGGAGTTTTGGTTTTTCCTTTTAGCATGGCATTCACTGTAAGCTCATGTGTATATAATGAACATTTATTGT ACAGATATTATGCTGTGTGTCAGCCTCTGACCTACAGAACTAAAATAAACGTCCACGTAACTGTGGTTATGGTCATTGTGAGTTGGGGGGTTTCTGTTCTAATTGGAATTGGCATCATAATTGCAGGATTCAGCCAAGGAGCATGTGAAGGGATGTGCTCAGTTGACGTTGTAATGGCAAACACTATAGGACCTGTTCTCTCATTTTACCTCCCAGCGATCATAATGCTCTGCATCTACCTGAAGATTTTTCTTGTTGCTAAGAAACAGCTGAACAGCATCCAGAACACAACCTGTCAGAGAACAAAGTCTGGAGCAGCTGTCAGTAAGAATGAGAGAAAGGCCACTAAAACTCTGGCTATAGTAATGGGAGTTTTTCTTCTATGTTTGACTCCTTATTTTCTCTGTATTGTCTTTCAGCCTTTATCTTATAACCCCCCACCACTTCCTGTGATAGAAACACTCAACTGGCTTACACTGTCAAATTCAACGCTCAATCCATTTATTTATGCTTTCTTTTACAGCTGGTTCAGATCAGCTTTCAGAATGATAATCTCAGGACAAATATTTCGGG GGAGAAGCACCGCCCTGCACCACCAGAGCAGCTCTGGGACCAGTCCTTCACACCTCTAA
- the LOC116706650 gene encoding trace amine-associated receptor 1 — MTPEVTVNHTDVINVHLCYEIDNFFNIMKGNTSAICVLLYIFLGLLAVVTVIGNLLVIVSIFYFKQLHTPTNSLILSLAMADLLVGVVVFPVSMAFTVTSCFHYKDMFCKVRDSFDATLSTASILNLFCISIDRYYAVCQPLTYRTKINVNVVMVMILLSWGVSLLIAIGFMIPDLKYEKCDVNCLNEVLLGNILGPVFAFYLPVIVMLCIYLKIFLVAXXXXRSIQNTTCQSKKSGAAVSKMERKATKTLAIVLGVFLLCWTPFFLCFTFQLLDHVSVPLPLFETLNWLALSNSTLNPFIYAFXXXXFRSAFRMIISGKIFQGDFSDTKLL; from the coding sequence ATGACACCAGAAGTCACTGTCAACCACACTGATGTTATTAATGTGCATCTTTGTTATGAAATTGATAATTTCTTTAACATAATGAAAGGCAATACTTCTgcaatttgtgttttattatatattttcctTGGCTTATTAGCCGTTGTCACAGTAATTGGAAACCTTCTTGTAATAGTCTCCATCTTCTATTTCAAACAGCTCCACACTCCTACTAACTCTCTTATTCTCTCTCTTGCCATGGCTGACCTGCtcgtgggtgttgtagtttttcctgTCAGCATGGCATTCACTGTAACCTCGTGTTTTCATTATAAAGATATGTTTTGCAAAGTACGAGACAGCTTTGATGCAACACTGAGCACAGCTtccattttgaatttattttgtatttccaTTGACAGATATTATGCCGTGTGTCAGCCTCTGACCTACAGAACTAAgataaatgttaatgttgtcaTGGTCATGATCCTGCTCAGCTGGGGTGTTTCTCTTCTAATTGCTATTGGCTTCATGATTCCAGATTTAAAGTATGAAAAATGTGacgtaaactgtttaaatgaaGTCCTACTTGGAAACATTTTGGGACCCGTCTTTGCATTTTATCTACCAGTGATTGTAATGCTCTGTATCTACCTGAAGATTTTCCTTGTTGCANNNNNNNNNNCACGCAGCATCCAGAATACAACCTGTCAGAGCAAAAAGTCTGGAGCAGCTGTCAGTAAGATGGAGAGAAAGGCCACTAAAACTCTGGCTATCGTTTTAGGAGTCTTTCTTCTATGTTGGACTCCCTTCTTTCTATGTTTTACCTTTCAGCTTTTGGACCACGTGTCAGTGCCACTTCCATTGTTTGAAACACTGAACTGGCTTGCACTGTCAAACTCCACGCTCAATCCCTTTATTTATGCTTTCNNNNNNNNNNGGTTCAGATCAGCTTTCAGAATGATAATTTCTGGGAAAATATTTCAAGGTGATTTTTCTgacacaaaactgctttga